From Candidatus Methylomirabilota bacterium, the proteins below share one genomic window:
- a CDS encoding TIGR03619 family F420-dependent LLM class oxidoreductase, with protein MTQFGLAIRNFVGPGEVPDVTSLYAYAERAEALGFESLWAWDHILLGVEPSFPIIDSITTLAAVAARTSKIKLGTGVLVLPLRNPVVAAKALGSLDVISSGRLILGVAAGWYAREFDAVGVPFKQRGRIFERNLDILLRLWTEERVTIKVDEFNLRDAVMVPRTAQRPRPPVLIGGYVDAVLKRVATVGDGWLTYFYTPESFTKSWEKIRAFAREAGRDPAALSATNQLAIYVGRNREETETDMRQWLSTEWDTAAWSESTIEHAIHGSAEQCIEQLRAHVKTGVNRIILIPYRYQPAQVERIAKEVMAKL; from the coding sequence GTGACCCAGTTCGGTCTGGCCATCCGCAATTTCGTCGGCCCCGGCGAGGTACCCGACGTCACGAGCCTGTACGCCTACGCGGAGCGCGCCGAGGCCCTCGGCTTCGAGTCGCTCTGGGCCTGGGACCACATCCTCCTGGGCGTCGAGCCCTCGTTCCCCATCATCGACTCGATCACCACGCTGGCCGCCGTGGCCGCGCGGACCAGCAAGATCAAGCTCGGCACGGGCGTGCTCGTGCTCCCCCTCCGCAATCCCGTGGTCGCCGCCAAGGCCCTGGGCAGCCTGGACGTGATCTCGAGCGGCCGGCTCATCCTGGGCGTGGCCGCCGGATGGTACGCCCGAGAGTTCGACGCGGTGGGCGTGCCCTTCAAGCAGCGCGGGCGCATTTTCGAGCGCAATCTCGACATCCTCCTCCGGCTCTGGACGGAAGAGCGCGTCACCATCAAGGTCGACGAGTTCAACCTGCGCGATGCCGTCATGGTGCCGCGTACGGCCCAGCGCCCCCGCCCGCCCGTGCTGATCGGCGGCTATGTCGACGCCGTGCTCAAGCGCGTGGCCACGGTGGGCGACGGCTGGCTGACCTACTTCTACACCCCGGAGAGCTTCACCAAGTCCTGGGAGAAGATCCGCGCCTTCGCCAGGGAGGCCGGCCGCGATCCCGCCGCCCTCAGCGCGACGAACCAGCTGGCCATCTACGTCGGCAGGAACCGCGAGGAGACCGAGACGGACATGCGCCAGTGGCTGTCCACCGAGTGGGATACGGCGGCCTGGAGCGAGTCTACCATCGAGCACGCCATCCACGGCTCGGCCGAGCAGTGCATCGAGCAGCTGCGGGCCCACGTGAAAACGGGCGTGAATCGGATTATCCTGATCCCGTACCGCTACCAGCCGGCGCAGGTGGAGCGAATCGCCAAGGAGGTCATGGCAAAGCTATGA
- a CDS encoding peroxiredoxin — protein sequence MEPKGHRRGYWLNNIRPIGGPMRTSLLLRSIVAAALISVALVGSAGALEVGQKAPDFALNGIDGKPVKLSDLTAKGPVVLYTFIAAFTPTUTKELRGFEAALPQFEALGAQVVGISTDHHLALAAWQKDQGSKQLLLSDFRRQMLPAYGAMQTDEKSPVYRYARRAYFIIDKTGTVKFIKVMDNPLDLLDAEEVLKATKAAAS from the coding sequence ATGGAACCGAAAGGTCATCGTCGGGGTTACTGGCTCAACAACATCCGCCCAATTGGAGGTCCCATGCGAACATCCCTGCTGCTCCGGAGCATCGTCGCCGCGGCCCTGATCAGCGTCGCCCTCGTCGGTAGCGCGGGCGCCCTCGAGGTCGGACAGAAGGCGCCCGACTTCGCGCTGAACGGCATCGACGGCAAGCCCGTCAAGCTGTCCGACCTGACGGCCAAGGGTCCCGTCGTCCTCTACACCTTCATCGCGGCGTTCACCCCCACCTGAACGAAAGAGCTCAGGGGCTTCGAGGCGGCGCTGCCGCAGTTCGAAGCCCTGGGTGCCCAGGTCGTGGGCATCAGCACCGATCATCACCTCGCCCTCGCCGCGTGGCAGAAGGATCAGGGCAGCAAGCAGCTTCTCCTCTCGGACTTCCGGCGTCAGATGCTCCCCGCCTACGGCGCCATGCAGACCGACGAGAAGAGCCCGGTCTACCGCTACGCGAGACGAGCCTACTTCATCATCGACAAGACGGGGACCGTGAAGTTCATCAAGGTCATGGACAACCCCCTCGATCTGCTCGACGCCGAAGAGGTCCTGAAGGCCACCAAGGCCGCCGCCTCCTGA
- a CDS encoding CoA-transferase yields the protein MTISPREYDFRAARARLEGKPKSAGEKLTTIENAVAQIKDGDHLAFGGCLFSRTPLALIRALLRRRPQGLSISRNLMCYEGEWCMVAGAVDKVVTSWMGIGLPWGLSKIVREYVESGRVPMEEWSHLGIGLRYRAAAMGVPFLPALTMLGSSLVDVGGAKIIDCPYTGEKLLAVPALFPDVALLHVHRADRFGNCQIDGYAHMDADISRAAATVLVTAEEIVSEEEIRRHPDRTVIPGFIVDALVHVPHGAYPHECYGLYDAEPDHFGAYVESINARGPAAVQEYLDRYVYGPATHAEYLALFGEEALAAAKRRGKELVS from the coding sequence TTGACGATCTCGCCTCGCGAGTACGACTTCCGGGCCGCGCGGGCCCGGCTCGAGGGGAAGCCGAAGAGCGCGGGCGAGAAGCTGACGACCATCGAGAACGCCGTCGCCCAGATCAAAGACGGCGATCACCTCGCCTTCGGCGGCTGCCTCTTCTCGCGCACGCCCCTGGCCCTCATCCGCGCGCTGCTCCGTCGCCGCCCCCAGGGGCTCAGCATCTCGCGCAACCTCATGTGCTACGAGGGCGAGTGGTGCATGGTCGCGGGCGCCGTGGACAAGGTCGTCACCTCCTGGATGGGCATCGGCCTGCCCTGGGGGCTCTCCAAGATCGTGCGCGAATACGTCGAGTCGGGCCGCGTGCCCATGGAGGAGTGGAGCCACCTCGGAATCGGGCTGCGCTACCGCGCGGCGGCCATGGGCGTGCCCTTTCTGCCCGCCCTGACCATGCTGGGCTCCAGCCTGGTGGACGTGGGCGGCGCCAAGATCATCGACTGCCCGTATACCGGCGAGAAGCTCCTCGCCGTGCCCGCGCTCTTCCCCGATGTCGCGCTGCTCCACGTGCACCGCGCCGACCGCTTCGGCAATTGCCAGATCGACGGCTATGCCCACATGGACGCCGACATCTCGCGCGCGGCGGCCACCGTGCTCGTCACCGCGGAAGAGATCGTGAGCGAGGAGGAGATTCGCCGGCATCCCGACCGGACCGTCATCCCGGGCTTCATCGTGGACGCCCTCGTTCACGTGCCCCACGGCGCCTACCCGCACGAGTGCTACGGCCTCTACGATGCCGAGCCAGATCATTTCGGCGCGTACGTCGAGAGCATCAACGCGCGCGGCCCGGCCGCCGTGCAGGAATACCTGGACCGCTATGTCTACGGCCCCGCGACCCACGCGGAGTATCTGGCCCTCTTCGGGGAGGAAGCGCTGGCCGCGGCAAAGCGGCGCGGCAAGGAACTGGTCTCGTGA
- a CDS encoding 5-oxoprolinase subunit PxpA — protein MSIYIDINCDMGESYGRWTLGRDEDVMPHITSANVACGFHGGDPHVMRKSVELALTHGVAIGAHPGLPDLMGFGRRRMDVSPQEIKDIHRYQVGALWAFVKAAGSTLQHVKAHGIQYHMFEDNLELGRASAEQVAELDPSLILMVMAMTKYDAEARKTKARVAAEGFADRVYADDGQLVSRKLGKDALVSDPSKAADQAVRMAMEQKVTTITGKTITAKVDTICIHGDSPGAEKIVAAVRDGLVKAGAVVKPLRDWFKG, from the coding sequence ATGAGCATCTACATCGACATCAACTGCGACATGGGAGAGAGCTACGGCCGTTGGACCCTGGGGCGCGACGAGGACGTCATGCCGCACATCACGTCGGCCAACGTCGCCTGCGGCTTCCATGGCGGCGACCCGCACGTGATGCGCAAGAGCGTGGAGCTGGCCCTCACGCACGGCGTGGCCATCGGCGCGCATCCCGGCCTGCCCGACCTCATGGGCTTCGGCCGGCGGCGCATGGACGTGAGCCCCCAGGAAATCAAGGACATCCATCGCTATCAGGTGGGCGCGCTCTGGGCTTTCGTCAAGGCCGCCGGCTCCACCCTCCAGCACGTCAAGGCTCACGGCATCCAGTACCACATGTTCGAGGACAATCTCGAGTTGGGTCGCGCCTCGGCTGAGCAGGTCGCCGAGCTCGACCCGAGCTTGATCCTCATGGTCATGGCCATGACCAAGTACGACGCGGAGGCGCGCAAGACCAAGGCGCGGGTGGCCGCCGAGGGGTTCGCCGACCGCGTCTATGCCGACGACGGCCAGCTCGTCAGCCGCAAACTCGGCAAGGACGCCCTGGTCAGCGATCCGTCGAAGGCGGCGGATCAGGCGGTCCGGATGGCCATGGAGCAGAAGGTGACGACCATCACCGGCAAGACCATCACGGCCAAGGTGGACACGATCTGCATACATGGCGACAGCCCGGGGGCGGAAAAGATCGTGGCCGCCGTCCGGGACGGCCTCGTCAAGGCTGGCGCGGTCGTGAAGCCACTGCGCGACTGGTTCAAGGGCTAG
- a CDS encoding CoA-transferase codes for MGARELKDNMTVFAGVGAPLMASALAQRTHAPGLTMMVEGGIIGPRWKPGSLPISTNEMRAAYHAQMLPGITDAFLLAQRGFLDVGFIGGAQIDRYGNLNTSAIGGSYERPKVRLPGSGGANDIISLCREVIILTVHEKRRFSDTVDFITSPGWLDGGDSRRKSGLLFGGVSRVVTTLGVFGFEPGSRRMRLEALHPGVSVDTVRASTGFDVLVSDTLTTTKPPTDEELGILRMLDPARQFL; via the coding sequence ATGGGCGCGCGCGAGCTCAAGGACAACATGACGGTCTTCGCGGGCGTGGGCGCCCCCTTGATGGCTTCCGCGCTCGCCCAGCGCACCCATGCGCCGGGCCTGACCATGATGGTGGAGGGCGGCATCATCGGGCCCAGATGGAAGCCGGGCTCGCTGCCCATCTCGACCAATGAGATGCGCGCGGCTTACCATGCCCAGATGTTGCCCGGCATCACGGACGCCTTCCTGCTCGCCCAGCGGGGGTTTCTCGACGTGGGCTTCATCGGCGGCGCCCAGATCGACCGCTACGGCAATCTCAACACGAGCGCCATCGGGGGCAGCTACGAGCGGCCCAAGGTCCGGCTCCCCGGCAGCGGCGGTGCCAATGACATCATCTCGCTCTGCCGCGAGGTCATCATTCTCACCGTGCACGAGAAGCGGCGCTTCTCGGACACCGTGGATTTCATCACGAGCCCCGGCTGGCTGGACGGGGGCGACAGCCGCCGCAAGAGCGGCCTGCTCTTCGGGGGCGTCTCGCGCGTGGTGACCACCCTCGGCGTCTTCGGCTTCGAGCCCGGGAGCCGGCGGATGCGCCTCGAGGCCCTGCACCCTGGCGTCTCCGTCGACACGGTCCGCGCCAGCACGGGCTTCGACGTGCTCGTGTCCGACACGCTGACTACGACCAAGCCGCCAACCGACGAGGAGCTTGGTATCCTGCGCATGCTCGATCCCGCGCGGCAGTTTCTATGA
- a CDS encoding dienelactone hydrolase: MKITLSLLVALILSSATGAAGTVGFQRVSVPDSDDKPREVGIWYPSDAPASAQLLGPHRQTVAPDGGLVGNQLPLIVVLHGVQGSFENHYHTALALAEAGFVVAAVAQSQEIRLVERPRHVARVLDYMLAAWPYHDRVDPTRIGIFGYSVGGFTALVTIGGVPDLSRITPYCAEFPDRVCGMLRERNVDTNTAASAWVRDGRIKAAVVAAPTLGFTFGKDALAPIKVPMQLWRAGNDDITPHPRHAEAIYTALPTRPEYVVIPGAGHFAFLTCSAEMVKRAPVICQDAPDFDRQAFHRAFNGAVVDFFKKQFPAP, from the coding sequence ATGAAAATTACGCTTTCGCTGCTAGTGGCCCTCATTCTCTCTTCCGCGACGGGCGCGGCCGGCACTGTCGGCTTCCAGCGCGTCAGCGTGCCGGATTCGGACGACAAGCCACGCGAGGTCGGGATCTGGTATCCGAGTGATGCCCCGGCGTCCGCCCAGCTGCTCGGTCCACACCGCCAGACGGTGGCGCCCGACGGAGGCCTTGTCGGAAACCAACTGCCCCTCATCGTAGTCCTGCACGGCGTCCAGGGTTCCTTCGAAAACCACTACCACACGGCCCTCGCGCTCGCCGAAGCCGGGTTCGTGGTGGCCGCCGTCGCCCAGAGCCAGGAGATTCGTCTCGTCGAACGGCCACGCCATGTTGCCCGCGTGCTCGACTACATGCTCGCCGCTTGGCCTTACCACGACCGAGTGGACCCGACCCGCATTGGCATCTTTGGGTACTCCGTGGGCGGCTTTACGGCTCTCGTGACGATCGGAGGCGTCCCCGACTTGAGCCGGATCACTCCCTATTGCGCCGAGTTTCCGGATCGCGTTTGCGGCATGCTGAGGGAGCGCAACGTCGATACCAACACTGCCGCCTCGGCCTGGGTTCGTGACGGGCGCATCAAGGCCGCGGTGGTCGCCGCGCCGACGCTCGGCTTCACCTTCGGAAAGGATGCGCTCGCGCCGATCAAGGTGCCCATGCAGCTTTGGCGCGCCGGGAATGACGACATCACCCCCCATCCGCGACATGCGGAGGCCATCTATACCGCGCTGCCGACCAGGCCCGAGTACGTCGTCATCCCAGGCGCCGGCCACTTTGCCTTCCTCACCTGCAGCGCAGAGATGGTGAAGCGAGCACCCGTGATTTGCCAGGATGCGCCGGACTTCGACCGTCAGGCGTTTCACCGGGCGTTCAATGGCGCGGTCGTTGACTTCTTCAAGAAGCAATTCCCGGCCCCATGA
- a CDS encoding PLP-dependent cysteine synthase family protein: protein MTPLEWARYARALPSIAAAVGRTPLVRLNRMTADVKPALYVKVEWYGATGSLKDRIYLHMFERAEAREDLKPGMSVLECSTGNAGIACAWVSAVKGYPCTIVMPEGMSEERKKIMRAYGADLVFTKGGESDVDLSLQKLGEIRAANPARYWVPGQFDNPDNVEAHMLTTGPEIWAQMDGKVGAFVDSQGSGGLLTGVGRYLRQHDAAVRLYAVEPAECALLSARAWGHHGIEGIGDGFVPRNLDVAQLTGIITTTTDESVETARRLAKEEGIFCGISSGCNVAAALKLARRHPELPSIVTIINDTGQRYFTTPLCGEAKHVDIPERDHPLDPHTVDQLDRFQKSWEVIS, encoded by the coding sequence ATGACGCCCCTCGAATGGGCTCGCTACGCGCGCGCCCTGCCCTCGATCGCCGCCGCCGTCGGCCGCACCCCGCTCGTGCGGCTGAACCGGATGACCGCGGACGTCAAGCCCGCGCTCTACGTCAAGGTCGAGTGGTATGGGGCCACGGGCAGCCTCAAGGACCGGATCTATCTCCACATGTTCGAGCGCGCCGAGGCGCGGGAAGATCTCAAGCCCGGCATGAGCGTGCTCGAGTGCTCCACGGGCAATGCCGGCATCGCCTGCGCCTGGGTGTCGGCCGTCAAGGGCTATCCCTGCACCATCGTCATGCCCGAGGGCATGAGCGAGGAGCGCAAGAAGATCATGCGCGCCTACGGCGCCGACCTCGTCTTCACCAAGGGCGGCGAGAGCGACGTGGATCTTTCCCTCCAGAAGCTCGGGGAGATACGCGCCGCGAATCCCGCGCGCTACTGGGTGCCGGGTCAGTTCGACAATCCCGACAATGTCGAGGCGCACATGCTGACCACGGGACCGGAGATCTGGGCCCAGATGGACGGCAAGGTCGGCGCCTTCGTCGACTCCCAGGGCTCGGGCGGGCTCCTCACGGGTGTGGGCCGCTACCTGCGACAGCATGACGCGGCGGTACGCCTCTACGCCGTCGAGCCCGCGGAGTGCGCGCTCCTCTCCGCGCGCGCCTGGGGGCATCACGGCATCGAGGGCATCGGCGACGGCTTCGTGCCGCGCAACCTCGACGTCGCCCAGCTGACGGGCATCATCACCACCACCACCGACGAGAGCGTCGAGACCGCTCGTCGGCTCGCCAAGGAAGAGGGCATCTTCTGCGGCATCTCGAGCGGCTGCAATGTCGCCGCCGCCCTCAAGCTGGCGCGCCGCCATCCGGAGCTTCCCTCCATCGTCACCATCATCAACGACACGGGCCAGCGCTACTTCACCACGCCGCTGTGCGGCGAGGCCAAGCACGTGGACATCCCGGAGCGCGATCATCCGCTCGATCCCCACACCGTAGACCAGCTCGATCGCTTCCAGAAGAGCTGGGAGGTCATTTCTTGA